The Setaria viridis chromosome 9, Setaria_viridis_v4.0, whole genome shotgun sequence sequence CTATCTACCTGTTTCAATCTATAGGGAAGAAGATTGTCTTCAGATTCTGTGCTTGGAAATTTGCTTTTGATTTTATTCCAACCGTGTTTTGATTTGAGTACAGAGATGCCGTTACATACATACATGAGCAAAACAAGGCAACGTTTCCATTCAGTTAGAGAAGAAGCAGGATTAATTTTTAATGACTGTTCTATTCTTTTTTGAACCAAGCTATAGTGTGCATTTTGACGACGCAACAAAAGTATGCTAACCTCCTGCACTTCtgttaaaaagaaaaacagcacCATGCTTCTTCTTTTATCTGAATGTAAAACACAGGTCTTCCGCATGTACATTGAAGGAAAAAAGATCTAAACTTCTCTGTTCTTACAATTTTCCCAATGCTGCAGGTGGCTGTGGTGCCTGCGTGGTCCTCATCTCCAAGTATGACCCGGCCACTGACGAGGTGACCGAGTTCTCTGCGAGCTCCTGCCTGACGCTCCTCCACAGCGTGAACCGTGGCTCGGTGACCACCAGCGAGGGAATTGGCAACACCAGGGATGGTTACCACCCCGTGCAGCAGCGCCTGGCAGGCTTCCACGCCTCACAGTGCGGCTTCTGCACTCCGGGCATGTGTATGTCCATCTTCTCCGCACTCTCCAAGGCCGACAAGAAGTCCGGCCGCCCAGACCCTCCCCCTGGCTTCTCCAAAATCACTGCCTCGGAGGCTGAGAGGGCTGTCTCGGGCAACCTTTGCCGCTGCACCGGATACAGGCCCATCATTGATACCTGCAAGAGCTTCTCCGCCGATGTTGACCTCGAGGACCTGGGCCTCAACTGCTTCTGGAAGAAGGGCAACGAGCCTGCAGATGCCAGCAAGCTGCCAAGCTACAACAGTCGCGCTGTGTGCACCTTCCCGGAGTTCCTCAAAGCCGAGATCAAGTCTGCAGTGGATCAGGTAAATGGTGCTCTGGTGACCGTCTCCGACGACGGGTGGTACCATCCTAAGAGCATCGAAGAGCTTCAAAGGTTGTTTGATTCCAACTGGTTCGATGAAAATTCTGTGAAGATTGTGGCTTCAAACACTGGGTCTGGAGTGTACAAGGATCAGGACCTCTATGACAAGTATATCGACATCAAGGGGATCCCAGAGCTTTCAGTCATCAACAGAAGCAGCAAGGGAATTGAGATCGGATCAGTTCTGTCCATCTCTAAAGCAATTGAAATATTGTCAGATGGAAATCTAGTCTTTAGAAAGATTGCGGATCATCTAAACAAAGTGGCCTCACCATTTATCCGGAACACTGCAACCATAGGTGGAAACATAATGATGGCACAGAGGTTGCCATTCGCATCGGACATTGCAACCATACTACTAGCTGCAGGTTCAACTGTCACCATACTGGTGGCTTCCAAAAGACTCTGCATTACTCTGGAGGAGTTCTTGCAGCAGCCGCCTTGTGATCCTAGGACCCTACTGTTGAGCATATTTGTCCCAGAATGGGGTTCAGATGATATCACTTTCGAGACTTTCCGAGCAGCCCCTCGTCCATTTGGTAATGCTGTCTCATATGTAAACTCCGCTTTCTTGGCAAGAACATCAAGCGACCACCACATTGAGGATATATGCTTGGCATTTGGTGCTTACGGAGTCGATCATGCCATAAGAGCTAGGAAGGTTGAGGATTTCCTGAAGAGCAAATCGGTGAGCCCATCTGTTATACTTGAAGCAGTTCAGTTGCTTAAAGAGAATGTTTCACCATCAGAAGGCACGACACACCCCGAATACAGGATCAGTTTGGCTGTCAGTTTTCTGTTCAGCTTCCTGTCTTCCCTTGCCAACAGCTCCAGTGCACCATCAAAGGCTGATACTCTCAATGCATCATATACTAATGGAATTACAAATGTTAGCACTGAGTACTCACCAGTCGAACATCTTAAGGTTGACTGCAATGATTTGCCAATTCGCTCAAGGCAAGAAATGGTTTTCAGTGATGAATACAAGCCTGTTGGCAAGCCGATTAAGAAAGCTGGGGCAGAGCTCCAAGCCTCTGGTACATAATCTTATTCCGATGCATAAACTGATTTAGATTGAACTTTCAAACATGTCCTATAATGCTGAACTTCCATGGCCTTCAATAGGTTGAACTTCTAAACATGTTCAATGCAACCTTTATATTTTGTGTACATAATCATCTGATGGCCCTTTTTTTCCCCCCTCAATTTTAGTATAATGGTTTGGTCAGTGCAGAACCACTTAATAAACCTTCGCCCCTGCATGATTTAGTGACTTTATTTCCTCTTTTAGAAAATGCACTAAGCCATATTCAATCTTCCGACAACAGGGGAGGCGGTGTACGTTGATGATATCCCTGCTCCCAAGGATTGCCTCTATGGAGCATTTATCTACAGCACACACCCTCATGCCCATGTGAAGGGTATCAACTTCAAATCATCTTTGGCTTCACAGAAGGTCATCACAGTGATCACTGCAAAGGATATTCCAAGTGGCGGACAAAATATTGGAACCAGCTTCCTGATGCTAGGAGATGAAGCACTTTTTGCTGATCCAGTTGCTGAATTTGCTGGTCAAAATATTGGCGTCGTGGTAATGTTTCTTAAATCTTTTTTCAGAATACACAAAACAGTAACATGTTTATGTACAGCTGTGATCTTGAAAATCAAGCAAGCTTACTGTGTTGTGTTGCTTTTCATTTTACTTAGATTGCTGAAACACAGAGGTATGCTTATATGGCTGCAAAGCAAGCTGTTGTTGAGTATAGCACGGAAAATCTGCAGCCACCAATTCTGACAATAGAAGATTCCATCCAACGAAACAGCTACTTCCAAACCGCCCCATTTTTAGCTCCCAAGCCAGTTGGTAATTACAACCAAGGGATGTCTGAAGCTGATCACAAGATTTTATCAGCAGAGGTATGTAGTACTCTGTCATGTTCAAAAGGATCTATACTCTTAAGTTTCCAGTGAGACCAGACACTCACACTTAGTAGTTTTGTATCCGCAGGTAAAACTTGAATCCCAGTATTATTTCTACCTGGAGACTCAAGTGGCACTAGCTATTCCTGATGAAGATAACTGCATAACCATCTATTCCTCGGCACAAATGCCTGAGCTCACACAAGATGTAGTAGCAAGGTGCCTTGGCATTCCATTTAACAATGTCCGTGTCATCAGTAGAAGAGTTGGAGGAGGCTTTGGTGGAAAGGCAATGAAAGCAACACATGTAAGTACTGACTAACTAGTGCTTTGATTCACTAAACATTTTTTTATTCTCAATCACCAATGTATTGTCAACTTTAGTCAGCAATCTGACCAAAAAACTGTGTGAGATGTAAAAGTGCCAGAGATGACCAAGAATTTCCTCTTTGTCAGATCGCATGTGCATGTGCCGTTGCTGCATTCAAGCTGCGGCGTCCTGTTAGGATGTACCTCGATCGCAAGACAGACATGATAATGGCAGGTGGACGGCATCCTATGAAGGTGAAGTACTCTGTTGGGTTCAAGTCAGATGGCAAGATCACAGCATTGCACCTTGATCTTGGGATCAATGCTGGAATATCACCAGATGTGAGTCCATTGATGCCATATGCTATCATAGGGGCTCTCAAAAAGTATAACTGGGGTGCTCTTGAATTTGACACCAAGATCTGCAAGACAAACgtctcatcaaaatcagcaatgCGGGGTCCTGGAGATGTGCAGGGCTCTTTCATCGCTGAAGCCATCATTGAGCATGTTGCCTCGGCACTCTCACTAGACACTAACACCATCAGAAAGAAGAACCTTCATGATTTTGAAAGCCTTGCAGTGTTCTATGGAGAAAGCGCAGGTGAAGCTTCTACATACAGCTTGGTCACCATGTTTGATAAGCTGGCCTCAAGTCCAGATTACCACCACAGAGCTGAAATGGTTGAGCACTATAATAGGAGCAACAAGTGGAAGAAACGTGGTATTTCTTGTGTGCCAATCACGTATGAGGTTAATCTTCGACCGACTCCAGGAAAGGTGTCCATCATGAACGATGGTTCCATCGCAGTTGAGGTTGGAGGAGTTGAGATAGGTCAAGGGTTGTGGACTAAAGTTAAGCAGATGACAGCATTTGGATTGGGACAGCTGTGTCCTGATGGTGGTGAATGCCTCCTGGACAAGGTGCGGGTTATCCAGGCAGACACATTAAGCATGATCCAGGGAGGTTTCACTGCTGGGAGCACCACTTCTGAAACTAGCTGTGAAGCGGTTCGACAATCATGTGCTGTGCTCGTTGAGAGGCTCAAGCCTATCAAGGAGAGTCTGGAAGCTAAGGCCATTCCAGTGGAATGGAGTGCCTTGATTGCTCAGGTGAGTAACACTTTGTTAATTATGACTTTGTTGGTAAGATGCAACTTAAGCTGAGTTAAAAAATAACCAAGAATTGCAAATTATTTAAATCTTTTCCCTCACTGCATTCTGCCAGCAATGTACTGCAGTCAGTAGAAGTGGCAGTAGCAAATAAATGTAAGTAAGTCACTACCTGCAGTTTCAATTGTTCATGGCATTTGTTGCTCATCTGCAGGCGAGCATGGGGAGTGTGAACTTATCGGCACATGCATACTGGACTCCCGATCCATCTTTCAGGAGCTACTTGAACTATGGAGCTGCCGTCAGTGAGGTATCCTTGATCCAGATTGCAGTAAAAACATTGCAAATGCAATTACCAAGCCAAATTGTTGGGAGGCTGCAGATTCATTTCTCTCAACGCTGACATGTGACTGGGAACTTGATATTGAAAATGGCAGGTGGAAGTTGATGTCCTGACAGGAGCAACCACAATCCTACGGAGTGACCTCTTGTACGACTGCGGGCAGAGCCTGAACCCTGCTGTGGACTTGGGCCAGGTTAGCTCCAAAGAAAAAATCCTCGTGCAGACTGCTGCATCAATGAAAATGTGCTCCTCTGAACACTTTTCTTGATTCACTCAGATCGAAGGCTCATTTGTCCAAGGAGTTGGCTTCTTCACGAACGAAGACTACGCTACAAACTCTGATGGCCTGGTCATCCATGACGGCACATGGACGTACAAGATCCCCACGGTGGACACCATTCCCAAGCAGTTCAACGTTGAGATGTTTAACAGCGCCCGCGACCAGAAGCGTGTCCTGTCTTCGAAAGGTGAGCCTCTTCTCACAATGTTTCATCACATGCCAACATTCTTTGATCAGATCTTCACAATTTCTTGACAAAATGACACCTGAAAGTAGTATAACTAGAGCTCACCAACGATGGCTGCCTACAAACCTGACATACTGCGGACTTCCTTGCAGCGTCGGGCGAGCCGCCACTGGTTCTCGCGGCCTCGGTGCACTGCGCGATGAGGGAGGCGATCAGGGCCGCCAGGAAGGAGTTTTCAGTCTGCACTGGCCCAGCAAACTCCACTGCCACATTCCAGTTGGACGTCCCGGCGACGATGCCCGTCGTCAAGGAGCTCTGCGGCCTGGACGTCGTGGAGAGGTACCTCGAGAGGATATCTGCTGCTGGCCCAAACACTACGAAAGCATAGTCCAGCAGGCGCATTGCCAGATGTTAACGAGGTTAATCGAGCTGTGGATTGTGGTATTGTGAATCTGTGATGAACTGTATAGAGAGAAAAAATACAGTAAATAAGGCGCGGCAAGTAGCTAGCCAGCAATTTACATTTTGTGATACCAATGGATTACCAGCCAGTATACTATTTTAATAAGCAAATTCACCACTTAACCAATAGATTAAGGTAAGCACCAATTATCGTAGTTGCTGATTTATTGTATTCATCTTTACCGAGACATCTTAACAAttggtattaaaaaatataattatgGAGTTAAAACCAAATCTGAAAATCATAGGCAATTAACAATGACGAAATCTGATGTTGATGCAGTTTTCATGTGTGTAAGCAAGATCATCGAAGCACAACAAAATATATGTCCCACAAATTATAATCAGAGTTTAACTCTTGACAGATGCTACTGCTTCTGATCCTTCGTTGCAAACATGATTTGCCATGTATAGATAAGAGCGTCTGCAGATCAAGAACACTGTACACTGCAGTGGTCCAATTCCTTAAGCGCTAACTAAATCTAGTAGGTTCAGCAAAGAAAGTAGCTACCAATCTTGTTAGCAGCTTGAAGCTAGTATGTCCGAACCAACATGTGCAATGTGTTTTAGGAGCGAAGTATCTTAGAACAGTAGAGATGGGATTCCGATAGGATGAGTCACGGCCTTGAAATGAAAGAAACTAATTTGATATGGAGACTCAAAGAGCGTCTACCGCCTACTACAAGGCTGCATGGCTGATGCCTGATGACATTGTTAGTTCTTGGCCGGCCGCCTAGTGCAGTGAGCCCAGCCAGGATGTATGCAACTAGCGCGCAAGCAGGGACCAATTGGAATTAGGCACAGAAGCTAGATGCGATGGTGCCGTTAATCACGGCGTGCTGCAATTGCACGGCCGTCACGGCGCAGTGCCGCAGCCGGCAAGGAGgacgaagaagatggccacgAGGCAGGACGTTCTGGCCAAGGAGAGGCCGAGCGAtggttggaggcttggagcccGCTGCCACACAGTACTACGGTGGTAGCTCGATGCATGATCTGGCCATGCGACCGGCCAGGCGAGCGAATTCTGTGGGGGTGTTTTGGTGGGGGAGTCGAAGATTGGAGGGGGAGGGAGCAGGGTGGGTAGCCCTTGATGCGcttgaggtggcggcggtggcaggagcAGTCAACAGAGTTGATGGGCTCCCGTTGTGCCTCCCATCGCGCGAGTTTTCTGGAAGAGacggaggactggaggaggcaCGGAGTTTTCTGCTGTGCCCGTGAAGGAACGACTCGATTTAATCAGGTCCGAGATCCAACGGTTAGCAAATGCGAGCGACGTGGCTCAATAAGGAGCCGAGTCCTTGGGGCAGATTTCGATATGTAGAGGTGTGTGGGACCGTGCGAATGTGCGGAGGAAACCATGTGATTTCTTCACGATTTTGCAATGAATGGTTCGTGTCGTGTGTGCATACCTGCATCCTGAGTCCCTCCGTCTTGTACGGTTTATTCGTCTCCTGCTTCTCAACAGTGTTAATCAGAAAGCGTTTACTATTTTCTCTTAATTTCACCCTCTGCAGTTTAGATATCACTTGAGTATTTTACGGTtatctcttctttttttattctctTTCAGAAGAATGTTTTAGGAattttttggagttgctcttggaGGAGACGTTTTTTGGAAAAATCAGTCACCGTTATAAAAACAAGGGTTGGAGTATCACTGTATTTATAAGGTTTAATTCTATTCCTTTGACATCCTACGGTCACGACATCGTTCCTACGACGTCAAAATAAGGGGACTCGTCCGTGAGACCGTGACGGGCGGCGACCACcacatccgccgccgccacaccccCAATCACCGTTGCCCGCCTCTGCGCTTTGTGCCTCtccttccgcgccgccgccgcccgccctccctccctctttccTCCGGCACCTCCCTCCCTAccacccctccgcgccgccggcctcccttcctccctctccctgccGTCCGTGCGCTGCCCCTCACGCCGTCGCCCTCTGCGCGCCGCTCGCCGTtcctccgcgccgcctgccgccgtccttccacgccgccctccctccctctgtgccgccgcccggccaaGATCCCGGGGCTCTACGCGTGCAGAGAGCGGGTTagcgccgcccgcctccctctcccagcGCGGATCAGCGAGGCCCGCAGCTCTCCGTCTCCCAGTcgccctccctctcctgcactTGCAAGAACAGGTCATTCCCTGCTCAAGTTTGCTCAAAATGTACATGCGGTCTTGCAATGTATGTTAAGCATTGCTACTGCGAAAATTCAGAGATTGTAGATCGAGTAATGGACTGTTAGTACATAGTTCATGGGTTGTTAGGCCATTACGTGTCAATTTTACTTGATGGATGATTATGCATAGCACTTATGTAGTCGGACTTTAGAGAATAGTGTCATCATTTGGTAAATTTATAACCTTTGTATGAATTTAACATTATTGTAAAGTTATAACCTCGTGTGCATTTGACATTATAATTTCTATTAAAGAAACTCAAAAGATATTAGAATTATTGACTTCTCATATTCAGaacaaaaatgagctattatcagcctcaGGGGCATTCCGGTCATTTTAGCACTTAGGACAGACAATCTATtgaaaataatcaggattgccaagcACCTAGCTTATCCAGACAGTGGATTCTCCCAATAGCAGTTCAACAGATAAGCCTGCTACCTAGATAAGCAgaaacaaacagggccatagGCTCCCCACGCCGAACACGCCTCCTTCAGATCCAGGCACCCTCACGCTGCAGTGCCGCCTCTTCTCCCCACGTTGTCGTCCTCGCCCCGTTCCCCCGGGCCAGCGTGCAGCGGAGATCCACCCACGCTTGGACTGACTTCTGCCTTTGCTGTTGAGGAATCCCTAGCTCACTTGGATGCGCCGTTCGCTTTGTTTTGTGGAATAGTCCTTTGTTTGCTGCGAATTCCCAAATCCTTCTTTCTGGTATGAATGCGTCGATCCATTTGGCGCATTGTAGATTTATGTTTTGCGCAGTGGAGTAGTATTAGTATTAGCAGTTCGTCTTCCAAATTTTCTGGTCTTTAGTAACTGAACTGATTCGTTGCAGGGGGGAGAGGAGGTCATCCCGATGATGATTCGAGGTGCGAGGATGGTGGGTTTGTCCTCTCAGGTTCTGGGCATGAGGTGCTTCAGCACGGAGATATTTGTGAGCAGTAAGTAAATCCTGATCGATTCTTTTGTCTCTGCAGTCATGTGATTCACCATGATGATTGGATTTATTCCAGACCTTGTGTGACTGCGTGGTTGTAGTGTACTAGTATGTTTGATTCATTATTTATGCAGTGTGTTAGCAAGATATTGCGGACTTGTGACTTTTGATGGCTTGGGCGGAGGATAGCACTGGTTGGTGGTCTAGGCTTTTGACACTGTTTTTTGCGAATATCAGCTTTGCTTGCGAGGATGTTGGATTTGCAACGAGCATCAGGTGCTATAAGAATGTGGTTCCTCTGAGTTTTAGGTTGGGTTGTTGTGTCTTTCTCCATCTTGTGTTGACCTGATTGCTGCCTAGTTCCTCCAGAAGTAGTTGGCCATAACAAATGCCAATCAACTTGATGTATCAGTACATCTAGTGCTTAAATAGCAATCTGGTTAATTCTGGCACTTCTGTGTAGCCGCCGCTGATATCAAATTGGGACGTGATCGGGGCACAGTGGAAGATTGGAGAAGGGGATCTCGGGTAcctgaggaggaagatgaacttCCCGATTCCTCTTTGTATTTCTCAATTTATTTTTCTGATCCCTTCTGATGTGCACAGCTTGTGTCTTATGGTCTTGACCTTGGGCTATGACTTGGCAAATGGACTTGAAAGCCCACGATCCATGGCATTGCTGGGCCATGATGCTGCAAAACACAGCTTGTCCCTAAACTGTCATATTCAGAAATTGCTTTGAACACCACATAATAGCATGTCCACAAATAACTCATCTTGCAGCCACTCTGCCACTGCATTCAGACCCAATCCGTTGCATGATGCCTGGATCCCATGGCCAAAGTAAAGACAGCTTCCTGTACTCCACATTAGTTGCCATGGATCTCAATTACAACATAGAAACATTATATTGTAAAGCTTCTTTAAATCTATCCAATATGGCCCTCTTCTTTTTGTAACATTTGTCGTGAAGATCCTACTATTTATGCATTCTGGCTAAGATTTTCAAGTTCTGTTTCATAGGGAACACCCGTTCCAATCTCTTTACCAAGTATTTTGTCCAATGTTGTTTGTTATTATTGTAATGTGGTTGTGGCATGCAGTATTAACTCTTTTATTGTGCTTTTGCAGGATTATCATTTTATACGACAGAGGAAGAACTCAAAGATGTGTTTTCACCATTTGGCAATGTAAAAGAAGGTATGTTATCTGTGCTATAATAGACCTGCTGCAGTCTGTTTTGTGTTTTCACTTGTAGTTCAATCTTCATATATATTTCTTGTGAAACTTATATTTGTAACAGTATGGGGTATGTTACTTGAATTGAATTAGCAGTATTTCAGTTTGATGTTGCTTCTTGTATCTTATCAAGTGCAGCTCGACTTATGCGTGATAGCCAAACTGGAAGGTTGAAGGGATTTGGTTTTGTCAACTATTCATCACAAGCAGAGGCGGAGAAAGCTGTTAAAGCAATGCATGGAAGGGTGTGTGCTTTCTACTCTGCTTAATTAATAAAAACTTGACTGACTGGTGATATTAAATGGTGACGTCTACAAACTGCTAGTGCTAGCTGCAATTGTTTGCTTGCCATTTTTTTGACACGTCTACAAGCCAATGAGCCATGGGCTCTGATGTCATTCCTTACTCAGATGAACCACCTCAGAAGTTCTTAATTTCACATTTTATGGACCACCTGCGATGTCGTTTCATATCTATAGGTTTTTCAACTTGTGAGCGTGCTGGAACTCCAGCACTTTGTTTCAGTGACTGGATCAAATTAAAATGAAAACATGTACAGGATTGATTCCCTGAGCTAGATATAAACTAGTATCAGATTTTGATATGTAGTCTTAAACTTTCACTAAATTACTTCATCTTAACAGATTCTACGCGGAAGATTGATTTTTGTGGAGATGGCCCAAGGACGCAAAAGCTAGTAGGACACCCTCCATTGTTGAAGATTGACCATTTTCTTCTCAGTTCCCAACAAGGTTGCTTGCCGAAGCTTGTCCTCCCAATGTTTTAATGCTTTCTGTTTTTAGTTTTTAGTTAGAGCATGTGTCTTCCCAATGTgctcctttttgtttttgtaTTTTGGACTGATTTATTTTTACTTGGAATATCTAGCTGGCAAATGCGCGAGATGTTATCGTATTGCACACTCTCAATAACACTTTTTTACTAGTGTCAGAATATTTTCTCTCTCTGTAAAACATACCTTCCAGTCGCATATATACAAGACATACAGTATTTCCTGCAAATCCTAAGTGCTTAGAGATGAGTACAGATGTGGTGTACAAAATTGCATCAAAGGTAATTTCAAATCGACTGAAAGTGATCTTGTCCGAGGTTATCTCCCTAAATCATGGTGCCTTTGTGCCTGGATAATATACTTTTTAGCTTATAAATTTACTCACTTCCTACAAACAAAAAGATCTGGTGTAGATGGTTATGCAGCAGTGAAATTAGACATGAGTAAAGCATATGACCGAGTAGAATGGtcttttttggaaaaaatgATGATGAAATTGGGTTTTGCAAGAAGATGGTTGGACATTATAATGAGATGTATTTCTACAATCTCTTACCGCATCAAGATAAATGGTGAGCTTACTGGGGAAATTTCACCAAAACCACGAGACAAGGTAACCCTCTATCTCCTTATTTATTCCTGATCTGTGCCGAGGGTTTTTCTGCTTTGTTGAATGCAGTTGAAGCTAATGATTTCTTTCTCAACTGGTATAAGGGTCTGTCAAAAGGCACCGATCATCAACCACCTTCTGTTTGCAGATGACTCACTGCTACTTCTGAAAACTGATGATCGAAGTGCACATCATCTGCAAAATATTCTCACCTTGTATGAGGAATGCTTGGGGCAAACTATCAATAAAGATAAATCATCGGTGATGTTTAGCAAGAATACTAAGGCAACCGACAAGCTTCAGTTAATGGCGGTCCTAGACATTGCAACAGAGGCAAGAAATGATGAGTATTTGGGTCTTCCAGTTTATATGGGAAAATCAATAGCAAAAACTTTTGCATATTCGAAAGAAAGGGTCTAGTAAAGAATTCAAGGTTGGAAGGAAAAGCTGCTTTTAAAAGCTGGCAAAGAGATCCTAATCAAGGCCATAGCGCATGCGATCCCCACATACACAATGTCCTGTTTTGATCTCACCAAAACCTTATGTAATGAAATCAATACGATGATTTGTAGATAAGCACAACAagataaagaaaataagatgCATTGGTTGTCCCGGAGTTTTTTTAAtctaagaaaaaagaaagggggTTTGGGATACAGAGATCTCCACCTTTTTAATTTGGCAATGTTAGCAAGGCAAGGATGGAGATTACTGATGAATCCAGATTCTTTATGTGCCCAAGTCCTACTAGCAAAGTATTTTGAGAATGGCAAATTACTTTTATGTCCTCAGGTCCTGCGAGCAAAGTATTTTGAGAATGACAAATCACTTGACATGACAGAAGTTCCAGGCATCTCATACTCCTGGAGAAGCATTGTTCGCGGTATACAAGCAATAAAGGAGGGCTTAATTTGGAGGGTCGGTGATGgatcacaaataaatatttGGTTAGATCCTTGGGTACCGACAGGTGTGATGAGAAGGCCAATCACTCCTCAAGAGCATAACATCTTGAGAAAGGTTTCAGAACTTATTGCTCCATTAACGGGGACTGGGATAAAATTCTAATCAAAGATTTGTTACGGGAAGAGGATGTGAAGCATATCCTTGCAACCCTAGTAAATAATAATATGGAGGATTTTCTTGCATGGCACTATGACACAAGGGCTATTTTCAGTAAAATCGATGTATCACACTTTGGAGGACAAACGGGAGTGGTAGGCCACAAGACAGAGAGGTAAGTCATCGTCACCTTCAGCAACTGCAAACCAGATAGAGTGGGGAAGAATATGGAAACTTGAATGTCCTCCCAAGATCAAACATTTTTTATGACACCTAACACATAATAGTAGAGGTATTGATGATGTTGACACCCGCTGTCTAGTGTGTTTGAGGATGGATGAAGATGGTAGCCATTGTTTTTTTAAATGCAAATTCGTGCGCAAATGTTGGCAGATGATGAACCTGAAGGTGTGAGGCTGAAATTAGTAGACCTAAAAGTTGCCAAGGAGGTAACAAACTGTATCCTATCTATGGAGGAAAACAAATATGAGACCATGATCCTAATGTGGTCATGGTGGGATGTAAGAAACAAAGTTAATGCTCGTGAACAGAGAAGAACAGTGGAAGTAGTGCACCCAGCAAGAAACATGACATGGGACGTTTGTACTATGCTAAAGAAATGGGACGTTTGTACTATGCTAAAGAAAACAGTTGAGAAGCATCATAAAAAAGTACAGAGATGGAATCCACCTCTGGAGGAAGTTCTCAAAGTTAACATTGATGGAGCTTTCCTCATGGAGCAGAAATCGGGAGGATGGGGCTTCATTGTTAGAGATGCTGACGGCAATGCAGTAATGGCGGGAGCAGGGAGATTAGAATCAGTTCATGATTCTTTTTTGCAGAGGCTCAAGCTTGCCTTGTGGCTTTAACGGCCATCTTAGCTCAAGGTACAATGAGAATTCAGTTGGAAAGCGATTCTTCGAACCTAGTCATTGCTTTGAAGTCAAGGGTCTTTGCCCAATCAACGGCTGGTTCAACTAGATTTTGTATCCGTTGAAGTTTCTTTTACCCCTCAATCCTGTAATCTGTGTGCACATGAATTAGCTCGTTCTAGTTTGAGCTGGGACCT is a genomic window containing:
- the LOC117838079 gene encoding organelle RRM domain-containing protein 6, chloroplastic isoform X1; translated protein: MMIRGARMVGLSSQVLGMRCFSTEIFVSRLSFYTTEEELKDVFSPFGNVKEARLMRDSQTGRLKGFGFVNYSSQAEAEKAVKAMHGRILRGRLIFVEMAQGRKS
- the LOC117838079 gene encoding organelle RRM domain-containing protein 6, chloroplastic isoform X2 codes for the protein MLDLQRASGLSFYTTEEELKDVFSPFGNVKEARLMRDSQTGRLKGFGFVNYSSQAEAEKAVKAMHGRILRGRLIFVEMAQGRKS
- the LOC117838076 gene encoding indole-3-acetaldehyde oxidase → MGRAAAAAVVVAVNGQRYEVAGVKPSTTLLEFLRTRTPVRGPKLGCGEGGCGACVVLISKYDPATDEVTEFSASSCLTLLHSVNRGSVTTSEGIGNTRDGYHPVQQRLAGFHASQCGFCTPGMCMSIFSALSKADKKSGRPDPPPGFSKITASEAERAVSGNLCRCTGYRPIIDTCKSFSADVDLEDLGLNCFWKKGNEPADASKLPSYNSRAVCTFPEFLKAEIKSAVDQVNGALVTVSDDGWYHPKSIEELQRLFDSNWFDENSVKIVASNTGSGVYKDQDLYDKYIDIKGIPELSVINRSSKGIEIGSVLSISKAIEILSDGNLVFRKIADHLNKVASPFIRNTATIGGNIMMAQRLPFASDIATILLAAGSTVTILVASKRLCITLEEFLQQPPCDPRTLLLSIFVPEWGSDDITFETFRAAPRPFGNAVSYVNSAFLARTSSDHHIEDICLAFGAYGVDHAIRARKVEDFLKSKSVSPSVILEAVQLLKENVSPSEGTTHPEYRISLAVSFLFSFLSSLANSSSAPSKADTLNASYTNGITNVSTEYSPVEHLKVDCNDLPIRSRQEMVFSDEYKPVGKPIKKAGAELQASGEAVYVDDIPAPKDCLYGAFIYSTHPHAHVKGINFKSSLASQKVITVITAKDIPSGGQNIGTSFLMLGDEALFADPVAEFAGQNIGVVIAETQRYAYMAAKQAVVEYSTENLQPPILTIEDSIQRNSYFQTAPFLAPKPVGNYNQGMSEADHKILSAEVKLESQYYFYLETQVALAIPDEDNCITIYSSAQMPELTQDVVARCLGIPFNNVRVISRRVGGGFGGKAMKATHIACACAVAAFKLRRPVRMYLDRKTDMIMAGGRHPMKVKYSVGFKSDGKITALHLDLGINAGISPDVSPLMPYAIIGALKKYNWGALEFDTKICKTNVSSKSAMRGPGDVQGSFIAEAIIEHVASALSLDTNTIRKKNLHDFESLAVFYGESAGEASTYSLVTMFDKLASSPDYHHRAEMVEHYNRSNKWKKRGISCVPITYEVNLRPTPGKVSIMNDGSIAVEVGGVEIGQGLWTKVKQMTAFGLGQLCPDGGECLLDKVRVIQADTLSMIQGGFTAGSTTSETSCEAVRQSCAVLVERLKPIKESLEAKAIPVEWSALIAQASMGSVNLSAHAYWTPDPSFRSYLNYGAAVSEVEVDVLTGATTILRSDLLYDCGQSLNPAVDLGQIEGSFVQGVGFFTNEDYATNSDGLVIHDGTWTYKIPTVDTIPKQFNVEMFNSARDQKRVLSSKASGEPPLVLAASVHCAMREAIRAARKEFSVCTGPANSTATFQLDVPATMPVVKELCGLDVVERYLERISAAGPNTTKA